Within Vicia villosa cultivar HV-30 ecotype Madison, WI linkage group LG1, Vvil1.0, whole genome shotgun sequence, the genomic segment actttgagtaatataaacaatatttaagtatttatgtatcgttatgcacatcaacacatcccGTCTACAATTCATAACAATCActtacttttcttttttattaataaattttaaaaacaatgaTCAAATACTTAATTTCTAAAGCATGCTCCTAATAAAAAAACCTAACTACTTTAATCATAACTTTCACCTTTTGTGTTCCAATGTAACCTATTTTGATTGTGTACCTTATAAATTTGGTCTCTTGCTACATGAACAATTTCatgaataaaatttatttaaaataaaaaaataaatccaGTTTGGTTATTGGGACAAGGTTTATCAAAACAACCAATGGTCCATTCAGTGCCCTTGATAAAACGCAAGGAGATCCTATAATGTCTGTCGGACGATGAACAACTTGAACACATGTTTTGTACTTGCCATACCAAGTGAGAACTAAATATTCCTCCACCTCAGAACCATGAAAATACAGCTTCTTAGTTAAATCTAGCTACttgaattcaaaatcaaaataaataaattatctcTCTATACAAGTATTTCAAAAGTTAATACAACATTAATTGAGTATTCTTGAAAGTTGAGATtctactactattattattattattacagttGATTTAATTTTGCATTGCTTCTTTAAATTTTATAGGTGAGTGATTTGAAATAGAGATTTAATTAGCTTTAAAAGCCATAGTGTGTTCTCCCATGCTACACACTATGCTGTATTGATCTCTCTCTCTGAGAGAGTCTTAAAACACCGACTCACTCACTATTGTATAAAGCAATGAATGAAAAGAAAGGCCCTCACACTGAACTTTTGTAATTGCAATATTTACTCCAAATTTCCTCATTCTGCATACTTCTTGggatttttccaaacaattaataCATTTCCTGGCCACAATTTACACTCTTTCTTCTACCcaacaattcaattcaattcaattcagctCTATCATCAACACTTTCTCTCTCTAATTCAATCACCCTATACCCTCTTCTCTCCACCTCTCTCACTCAATTTAATTAAGCTTTAAATCACCCCCCTCCCCCttctatttttcttatataaaatggCCTACTTGTTCCAACCACTCATCACAGCTCACTTTCTTGCTGCCGGACCTCTCCTTTAGCAACACTTTCCTCTTTCATTCTCCCTTTTCCTAAGGTACATCACAAATAAATATTGCCTTAGTTTCTAGAGTTTGAACTCTGGTAGTTTTTAGAGTTTGAACTCTGAACCTCGGAGTAACCTTACTCCGAGGCGAATCATGTTAGAGTATGTTATGACTTCTTTTGTGTTTCCTTTTATGTTGTGCTAATTGGTTTGTGTCAAAACAGGTAAAATACTTTTGCAGAAAGAAAGGGGGGCAACAAAAACAATGAGTCGAAGAAATGGAAGTGGTCCTAAGCTTGACTTGAAACTCAACTTATCTCCACCAAGGGTTGACCACAGAAGAGTTGAGACGTCATCACCAACAAGATCAGCGACAGTTTCGCCAACGTCGCCGCCGAGCTCGTGCGTGTCTACTGAGCTAAACCAAGAAGATGGAACCAACCGATACTCTAACAGCCCTGAAGCTACTTCCATGGTTCTAGTTGGTTGTCCTCGCTGTCTTATGTATGTCATGCTTTCTGAAGATGATCCAAAGTGTCCCAAGTGCAAAAGCACTGTTTTGCTCGATTTTGTCCATGAAAACAACAGCAAGAGAAGGAATTAAGTGCATGTTTGGAATTACGGTGAGTTTTACGAAATCAAACTACCATAATTGCAGTAACGTGCTgtgattatatataaaaaaagtgaACTCACCGTCGATTCAAACATGCACTGCGTGTAGGCAACGCTGTTGCCTGTTCTGCATTCTCTGCTGCTAGTAGGACATGTTAGCATTTAACCTAGGAATCTCCATTTCAATATGTTTCTTTTCTATTAGTATTAATCCTTGCTTATGTTTTTTTTAACCTTTCCTATGAATAGTTCTACTTGCACTCCACTTTTTGCCTTTCTTACATCTACCTGTAAGAAAAAAATCAGAAAATCTTGCTAAAGCAAGAGAAACAGATAGATAAGAGTGGAGCGTGAATAGCACTGTTCAAGTATTTATATATAGAATCTAGAAGAAAAGCTAGTCAGAAATTGGGAATGGTAGGGAAATCTATGTAACTCTATATGAGATTGGGTTCAACTTTTCTGCTTTTTAGCAGCAATGTAATAGGACTTAACCTCTTCTGGTGTCTTAgtttgtttattgaaattttagaTGAAATCAACTTTTGTATTATCTCAATGATTTTACTTTTACTGTTTCATCCAACCAACCAACATGAAAGCTGTAGTTATTGTTAGCCACCATATATAACTAGAATGATTAATACTAAAACAAAGTTTcataaattgaaccaaacatCAATTCCAAGACACTTTTAAATTGCAACAACTGAGAGAAAACTACTATTGAAGTGTTGATTCTTAGTTCAACTGGTTGAACCGTGAACCGTGAACTGTCAAGTTTGATTAGATTTTTAAAATGTTGACTAAGATTGACTAAGACATACTGTATAAAAGTAACAGTAGCAAGAAAAGTTTAAATTGTGTGACAGAACATGTAGATCCAATGTAGTACTTTGTAACCAGTTAAAATAGATTGAAAGGCCCACTTTGAGGTTGTTGTAAAATCTCATGAAGCATGATGGGTAGCTGGTAAAACCAATTTAACCGATGTATACAGTTAGGTCCACCATAAAATTGACCACCTGAGAAGGACTCAAGAAAAGCACCTCACCAAGTTTGACACGTAACTTTTATGTAAGATTAACTAATAATATAAAAGGTGTCTATGTTGAAATCCTAAGGAATAAGGATATgtttggttgacaacaaatggCAGGAGAATACTCAGATGACTTCCTAGTATTGTAggtgttaaaaaatagttttctgtATAAAAATTTTGATTCGGAGGATTTATCCAAAAATATAGATAGTATAAAGTTGAATTAGGTCATATTTAAATCTTAAGATTAGATGAATCAAATCCTTGCATAACCTATCAACAAAGGTTTTGGATTTAAATCCCAATCACATCTAGTAATATCTAAAAGTCTAACAGACTAAAAAATAATCATCATACTAGAATCAACTTTGTAATTTTAGAAATCAGATTCCATGCAATTAGAGAAATCATGTAAAAGGACATTGTGGACATCCAATCAAAatgaaaatattcaaataaataacaatttttgtattattttataatttaaaatattgagCTTAAATCTCAATCATAAAATCTTAATCGAACAGTCACGGATATCTCGAAAGCATAAATGCAAGAATTCGCCGCGTGTTCATATTTTTCAGATCATACGcactaaatataaaaataaaaaaaatttaaaaaaaaaaatcatatatgtgTTCAAGTAAATCAGATaaaaaaagaccaaactttgttATGTTATAGTTTTCGAAATATCTCTATTTTTTTTATCTCTATCTACTCATAAAAAGTATTTTGTTTGtgcttttttttttatctctatcaataaaatatttatgactATTTTTCCACGGTTATGCTTTTATTTATTGATTCTCGCTCCACTAGCTACAACTAATAAAGTAATTTtagtaaataattatttttatcattaatttaagAACtggttataaatagtaaatatgaAT encodes:
- the LOC131660510 gene encoding protein GL2-INTERACTING REPRESSOR 1-like, which translates into the protein MSRRNGSGPKLDLKLNLSPPRVDHRRVETSSPTRSATVSPTSPPSSCVSTELNQEDGTNRYSNSPEATSMVLVGCPRCLMYVMLSEDDPKCPKCKSTVLLDFVHENNSKRRN